A portion of the Amia ocellicauda isolate fAmiCal2 chromosome 22, fAmiCal2.hap1, whole genome shotgun sequence genome contains these proteins:
- the r3hdm4 gene encoding R3H domain-containing protein 4 yields MKMVVLTNNNNNSVQEEDYILIEQRSTSLPSSPAKRVSPTKRKQYFINQAIRNSDLIPRAKGRKSLRRLENTRYLANLLEREECSKDEAETCEDSAPPTVFTEACTNTNYIQFWNDFMNRSGEEQEKLLVFLEEEAKRSRHDAKLPKGEKDQREVDPAYTPQSCFQRIDRRLRSTLKRKQIPMGTLEVLEEQLLRFFSAEPHSVYTTKLGSSFERLLLHAVCQYMDLVSASSDCNGARQTEVVNKQEEFLPPDLLLSAYLEQMS; encoded by the exons ATGAAAATGGTGGTGTTGaccaataataacaacaatagcgTCCAGGAGGAAGATTACAT ACTAATTGAGCAGCGTAGCACTTCGCTGCCCTCCTCTCCTGCCAAGCGAGTGTCTCCAACTAAAAGGAAGCAGTACTTCATCAACCAGGCAATCCGCAACTCAGACCTCATCCCCAGAGCTAAGGGTCGCAAGAGCCTGCGCCGCCTGGAAAACA ctcGCTACCTTGCCAACCTGCTGGAGCGAGAGGAATGCTCCAAGGATGAAGCCGAGACTTGTGAAGACTCGGCCCCCCCCACTGTGTTCACTGAGGCCTGCACCAACACCAACTATATCCAG TTCTGGAATGATTTCATGAACCGCTCCGGAGAGGAGCAGGAGAAGCTGTTGGTGTTCCTGGAGGAGGAAGCCAAGAGGAGCCGCCATGATGCCAAACTGCCCAAGGGAGAGAAGGACCAGAGAGAGG TGGACCCAGCCTACACCCCCCAGAGCTGTTTCCAGAGGATCGACCGGAGACTGCGCTCCACGCTGAAGCGTAAGCAGATTCCCATG GGTACTCTGGAAGTTCTGGAGGAGCAGCTGCTACGTTTCTTCTCGGCCGAGCCGCACTCTGTTTACACCACGAAGCTCGGCAGCAG tttcGAGAGATTGCTGCTTCATGCTGTCTGCCAGTATATGGATCTAGTTTCAGCAA GTTCCGACTGCAACGGGGCTCGCCAGACGGAGGTGGTGAACAAACAAGAGGAGTTCCTGCCCCCGGACCTGCTGCTGTCTGCCTACCTGGAGCAGATgagctga
- the LOC136718562 gene encoding G-protein coupled receptor 54-like — MAHPNSSAGLRTEDGGQRTEDGGQGIIPRSVRDSALQHLDCKAVLQMGGSSRYNGSSAAQPPLLVDAWLVPLFFALLALLGLAGNSLVIYVISKHRNMRTATNFYIANLATTDIIFLVCCVPFTAMLYPMPSWVFGEFMCKFVSYIQQVSAQATCVTLTAMSVDRWYVTVFPLRSLRRRTPRMATAVSLAIWIGSFLVSVPVPVYSRITEGDWYGPQVYCTESFPTASHEKAFILYNFLAVYLLPLVTICVCYMAMLYQMGHPTVEPIDNNYQLQFLAERSEAMRTKISRMVAVIVLLFMLCWGPVQLYILVQAFSPHFQRNYSTYKLKIWAHCMSYTNSCVNPIVYSFMGANFRKAFKKAFPCVFKQRVAVTRPPHATANTEMHFVSSGS, encoded by the exons ATGGCACATCCAAACTCAAGTGCAGG CTTGAGGACAGAGGACGGAGGACAGAGGACAGAGGACGGAGGACAGGGCATCATCCCCAGGTCTGTGCGGGACAGCGCGCTGCAGCACCTCGACTGCAAG gcGGTTTTGCAGATGGGGGGCAGCTCGCGCTATAACGGCTCGAGCGCCGCGCAGCCGCCGTTGCTGGTGGACGCGTGGCTCGTGCCGCTGTTCTTCGCGCTGCTCGCGCTGCTCGGGCTGGCGGGCAACTCGCTGGTCATCTACGTCATCAGCAAGCACAGGAACATGCGCACCGCCACCAACTTCTACATCG CTAACCTGGCAACCACAGACATCATCTTCCTGGTGTGTTGTGTGCCCTTCACTGCCATGCTGTACCCCATGCCCAGCTGGGTCTTCGGGGAGTTCATGTGCAAGTTCGTCAGCTACATCCAGCAG GTCTCTGCTCAGGCCACCTGTGTGACTCTGACTGCGATGAGTGTGGATCGCTGGTATGTCACCGTCTTCCCCCTGCGCTCGCTGCGCCGCCGGACTCCCAGGATGGCTACTGCCGTCAGCCTGGCCATCTGGATCG GGTCTTTCCTGGTGTCCGTGCCTGTGCCTGTGTACAGTAGAATCACTGAGGGAGATTGGTATGGCCCACAGGTCTATTGCACAGAGAGTTTCCCCACTGCGTCCCACGAGAAGGCCTTCATTCTCTACAACTTTTTGGCTGTCTACCTGCTCCCTCTGGTGACCATCTGTGTGTGTTATATGGCCATGCTCTACCAGATGGGTCACCCCActgtggaacccatagacaaTAACTACCAG CTGCAGTTCCTGGCTGAGCGCTCGGAGGCGATGAGGACCAAAATCTCGCGCATGGTGGCCGTGATAGTGCTGCTGTTCATGCTGTGCTGGGGGCCCGTGCAACTGTACATCCTTGTGCAGGCCTTCAGCCCCCACTTCCAGCGCAACTACTCCACCTACAAGCTGAAGATCTGGGCCCACTGCATGTCCTACACCAACTCTTGTGTCAACCCCATCGTCTACTCCTTTATGGGTGCCAACTTCCGGAAGGCTTTCAAAAAGGCCTTCCCTTGCGTCTTCAAGCAGCGGGTGGCTGTTACCCGGCCGCCCCACGCCACGGCCAACACCGAGATGCACTTTGTCTCCTCGGGTTCCTAG
- the LOC136718221 gene encoding golgin subfamily A member 6-like protein 4, whose product MASIMGALEEIRKVRDALQEEQRRMSFEEKRLDVQQDANEHFTHEVKKMTTITSSFRDDLEQQREEAARLRTEVASLSENLESVEARERSRQVEEQGECAQLREELAQALKQLQALREQEETNQKELEKMYSSLRRSEARRKSLSSQKEFLLLQLRQSNSHERALRIIQMAYLTNRVSKLPEVTLRPLRRFRAAVKAVIAITRMKVLAGL is encoded by the exons ATGGCTTCAATCATGGGAGCACTGGaagaaatcagaaaagtcaGGGATGCTCTACAAGAAGAGCAAAggagaatgtcctttgaagAGAAGAGGCTAGAT GTCCAGCAAGATGCAAATGAGCATTTTACTCATGAGGTAAAGAAGATGACAACCATTACCAGCAGCTTCAGGGACGATCTGGAGCAGCAGAGAGAGGAAGCAGCCAGGCTGAGGACTGAAGTTGCCTCACTGTCTGAAAACCTGGAGAGTGTGGAGGCCAGGGAGAGGAGCAGACAG GTGGAGGAACAGGGGGAGTGTGCGCAGCTGAGAGAGGAGTTAGCCCAGGCACTGAAACAGCTGCAAGCCCTCAGAGAGCAGGAGGAAACCAACCAG AAGGAGCTTGAGAAGATGTACAGCTCATTGCGGAGGTCAGAGGCTCGCAGAAAGTCCCTGAGCTCCCAAAAGGAGTTCCTTCTGCTGCAGCTGCGTCAGAGCAACAGCCACGAGAGAGCCCTGAGGATCATTCAGATGGCCTACCTGACCAACAGGGTGTCCAAGCTGCCTGAGGTGACCCTCAGACCCCTGCGCAGGTTCAGAGCTGCAGTCAAGGCTGTCATTGCCATCACACG GATGAAAGTGCTGGCAGGACTGTGA
- the LOC136717795 gene encoding uncharacterized protein LOC136717795 — protein sequence MKARQQGVCGKIRLRSHCLPLVLEPGELVVSVARCPLPPCRGPLPRLSRGFRLGHPGGDEDSQGQVLNEMQEGDTEPMGNRSKVVRKICIDLRPVLAAANESGDPAERHSYIQDKTVGQRGSAASQRKESPSPQPGFRTRTWSPHPRRGSEAAWLVKAALPPIAKPTVKSPPSPEPVRPPGLTNHPVALVSLSEDGVLTTSSNQSPGASDVLPFPKIILQRSSSRSGTLSSEKRPSLQLPDVAVPMQLLLQTMRERGKNKEGTTCADHLLLAGTLRTLREGLLQPDIPAKLDETFLQSKPGGGRWRSRKVNDFNLPCRLPPRRKVSVTLSLSKSGPPAL from the exons ATGAAGGCACGGCAACAAGGAGTGTGTGGGAAAATCAGGCTGAGATCTCACTGTCTCCCCCTGGTCTTGGAGCCTGGGGAGCTGGTTGTGAGTGTGGCAAGGTGTCCCCTCCCTCCTTGTAGGGGTCCTCTCCCCAGACTCTCTCGAGGGTTCAGGCTGGGCCATCCAGGAGGAGATGAAGACTCGCAAGGCCAGGTTTTGAATGAGATGCAGGAGGGAGACACAGAGCCAATGGGAAACCGCAGCAAAGTTGTGCGGAAAATCTGCATCGACCTCCGACCTGTCCTGGCAGCTGCCAACGAGTCGGGCGACCCAGCAGAGAGACACTCCTATATCCAGGATAAGACTGTGGGACAACGCGGTTCAGCTGCATCCCAGCGGAAGGAGAGCCCTTCCCCACAGCCAGGTTTCAGGACCAGGACGTGGTCTCCACACCCCAGGAGGGGATCAGAGGCAGCCTGGCTGGTCAAAGCTGCTTTGCCTCCAATTGCAAAGCCCACAGTGAAAAGCCCACCAAGTCCAGAGCCTGTGAGGCCCCCAGGGTTAACCAATCACCCTGTGGCACTAGTCAGCCTATCAGAAGATGGTGTCCTGACCACCTCCTCCAATCAGAGCCCAGGAGCAAGCGACGTGCTCCCGTTTCCCAAGATAATCTTGCAGAGGAGCAGTTCTCGGAGTGGCACTCTGAGCTCTGAAAAG AGACCCTCACTGCAACTCCCTGACGTGGCAGTGCCAATGCAGCTGCTGCTCCAGAcaatgagggagagagggaagaatAAGGAGGGAACCACCTGCGCAGACCACCTCCTCCTGGCAGGGACTCTGCGTACCCTGAGAGAAGGGCTCCTTCAGCCAGACATCCCAGCCAAACT GGATGAGACGTTCCTCCAAAGCAAGCCAGGCGGGGGACGCTGGAGAAGCAGAAAGGTGAACGACTTCAACTTGCCTTGTCGGCTTCCCCCGAGGAGAAAAGTGTCTGTGACTCTCAGTCTCTCAAAGAGTGGACCTCCTGCGCTGTGA